Proteins from a single region of Haloterrigena alkaliphila:
- a CDS encoding glycosyltransferase family 2 protein gives MSSKSQSNQSSSTDRPLEADRGLERRSADDLLVDRGSDVEPTLSVVMPTLNEEEGIETCINWIKSAVEELQLPTEIIISDSSTDRTPEIARELGAIVVEPDQPGYGYAYRYAFERARGDYIAMGDADTTYDFKDIPRLLSHLEETGADMVMGSRLEGEIRPGAMPTLHQYVGNPLLTKFLNAFYRAGVSDAHSGFRVFRRQALDEMELETTGMEFASEMIMEAGAKDLVIEETPIIYHEREGEETLESFRDGWRHVRFMLVNAPGFLFSVPGMLMSLLGMAVMGVAYSEASINGVSLGLHSMIAGSLLTIVGYQVASLGVFAAVTSDPIQKPEDPITERVIGSLSLEHGATAGLLVFAAGGLYAAGLVYQWISSGFGSLEFTMGALIAFTAIVIGLQTVFSSFFLSSVER, from the coding sequence ATGTCTTCGAAATCACAATCTAACCAGTCGTCCTCGACTGATCGCCCTCTCGAGGCGGACCGGGGCCTCGAGCGTCGGTCTGCGGACGACCTCCTGGTGGACCGAGGGAGCGACGTCGAGCCGACGTTGTCCGTCGTGATGCCGACGCTGAACGAGGAGGAGGGGATCGAAACCTGTATCAACTGGATCAAATCGGCGGTCGAGGAGCTGCAACTGCCGACCGAGATCATCATCAGCGACAGTTCGACCGATCGAACGCCCGAGATCGCGCGGGAGCTGGGGGCCATCGTCGTCGAACCGGATCAGCCCGGCTACGGCTACGCCTACCGGTACGCGTTCGAACGGGCCCGCGGCGACTACATCGCGATGGGCGACGCCGACACGACCTACGACTTCAAGGACATCCCGCGGCTGCTCAGTCACCTCGAGGAGACCGGCGCGGACATGGTGATGGGGAGTCGCCTCGAGGGGGAGATCAGACCCGGCGCGATGCCGACGCTCCACCAGTACGTCGGCAACCCGCTGCTGACGAAGTTTCTGAACGCGTTCTACCGGGCCGGCGTGAGCGACGCCCACAGCGGCTTTCGCGTGTTCCGCCGGCAGGCACTCGACGAGATGGAGCTCGAGACGACCGGGATGGAGTTCGCCAGCGAGATGATCATGGAAGCCGGCGCGAAGGACCTCGTGATCGAGGAGACGCCGATCATCTACCACGAGCGCGAGGGCGAGGAGACCCTCGAGAGCTTCCGCGACGGCTGGCGACACGTCCGTTTCATGCTCGTCAACGCGCCCGGATTCCTGTTTTCGGTACCCGGAATGCTGATGAGCCTGCTCGGGATGGCCGTGATGGGAGTCGCATACTCCGAGGCGTCGATCAACGGCGTGTCGCTAGGACTGCACTCGATGATCGCCGGGAGTTTGTTGACCATCGTCGGCTATCAGGTTGCGAGCCTCGGGGTGTTCGCCGCGGTGACGAGCGATCCGATCCAGAAGCCCGAAGACCCGATCACGGAACGGGTGATCGGATCGCTATCGCTCGAGCACGGCGCGACGGCCGGCCTCCTGGTCTTTGCTGCCGGGGGGCTGTACGCCGCGGGACTGGTCTACCAGTGGATCTCGAGCGGGTTCGGCTCGCTCGAGTTCACGATGGGGGCGCTGATCGCCTTCACCGCGATCGTCATCGGCCTCCAGACCGTGTTCTCGTCGTTCTTCCTGAGCTCGGTCGAGCGTTGA
- a CDS encoding HVO_A0556 family zinc finger protein, with translation MQQSVGGDAVVHPVIDALEGADCSFCDGGTLVREEYKGKNAVVCESCDTPGVQLW, from the coding sequence ATGCAACAATCCGTGGGAGGTGATGCCGTCGTGCATCCCGTGATCGATGCACTCGAGGGGGCCGACTGTTCGTTTTGCGACGGCGGAACGCTCGTTCGAGAGGAGTACAAGGGGAAGAACGCCGTTGTCTGCGAGTCCTGCGACACGCCCGGCGTCCAACTTTGGTAA